GACGACCGAAGGAACGAAAGAGTTTTGGCCGAGGCTGAGATGATTCTGAATGGTTCCCTTTTAAATCCGGACATAAATTTTGGTCTCGAGTTCCCTAACAATACCGGTATTAAAACAGAGCTGCAAGGTTATTTGGATAACGAAGACAACGAATCGCAACAAGTTATTAATCTGGTTGTAAGAAATGCTTTTAACGGAAGTTCCGGAGCGGGAATAGGCTTCACCAATAACGACTTATTGGGGTCTGGTTTAGAACTGGCTTTCAGTAAATTAAATAATATCATTTCGCAGTCACTAAATATTAAAAACCTCGATATTAACGTAAGATCGCAAAGTGAAATTGGTGGTAGCTATAGCTTTTTCGATAACCGATTGAAAATAACAGGAAACTTTGTCAACAACAAATACAATGTCGACAATATGTTGGATAACAATATTTTAAATTCAAGTTTTACAGATCTTACCAGAGACCTGGAAATGACCTACAATATTAACAGAGATGGGACATTTGTAGCTAAAATTTTCCAAAGACCTACAAACAGAGATTTTTTCAATCTTAACCGTGATATTTATGTCAACGGATTCGGTCTGGTTTTTACGCAGGAATACGATACTTTCGCCGAGTTTATCCGAAACACTTTTGCAAGAAGAAAACAGCAGCAACTTAACCCGTTGAATGTACCAACAAACAATAAAACAAGAAGCAACACGCCAACTGCCCGTCCTATCTCAACGCCTATAAAGCCAGAATAACGATAATTTATCGTTTGAAATCTAAATTATGAAAAGCACTACTAGAATTCAGCCTCGACAGTAATTGTCATCGTCTTTTCTAAAATCGGATGATAAAACTGTAACCATTCGGCGTGTAAATGTAAGCGATCGCCTTTTTTTCCATAAATATCATCTCCAACAATCGGACAATTCAAACCTGATTTATGAGCTGAGTGTACTCTTAATTGATGAGTTCTACCGGTTATAGGCCAAAAATGAACTCTTGTTTTACCATTCTTATGTTCTAAAGCACGCCACTTTGTTTTTGCCGGTTTTCCATAATCATAACAAACCAGTTGGCGTGGTCTGTCTTCCAGATCTACCCTTAAAGGCAAGTCAATAGTTCCTTCATTACTTTCAACTAAACCATCTAAAAGTGCTATATAGCGCTTTTGAACAGTTCTATTTATAAACTGGCTCTGCAATTGTATATAAACATCTTTAGACTTTGCGATAAGCATAATACCTGAAGTAGACATATCGAGCCTATGTACTATTAAAGGGCCGGTAGCATCCGGATATTTAACTTTGATACGTTCCAGCACAGAATCTGTCACATTAATCCCGGGAACAGACAAAAACTCCGCAGGTTTATTAACAATGCACAAATAATCGTCATCATACACAATATCAAGCGCTTTACCATCCGCGGGGTTTCTCAACATCGGGTTTTCTTCTACCTCCATCCCCAACAGCATATGATTTAAGATAGGCTCGCATTTTCCTCTGCAAGCCGGATAAAAACTTTTATGCTTTCTTATTTCCGATGCAGGAGATTGTCCCCACCAAAATTCCGCCATGGCTATTGGCTTTAAATCATGAAGAAAAGCGTATTGCAAAAGCTTCGGCGCAGCACATTCACCTGCACCTGCCGGAGGTGCTATATTTAAATCTTCGTTAAAGATTTGAGATAGATTTTTAGTTTCCTTACGGATATTCAGAAATGTATACTGTTCAAAAATCTGTTGCTGTAAAGCCGAGGATTTTTCCTTTCTCAGTTCCTTTAATCTGTTTATCTCTCCCTCGTAACCAAAGAGTTCTCTTTCTATGTTTTCTTGCTGTATTTTAAGAGATTCAAGCGTTAACTTTGCAAAATATTGTTGTTTTAAGCTTTCTTCCTTCAGTTGTTCGCATAGATCCTGATAGTCCTGATCACTTAAACTTGCTTTTGCTGATTCCCTTCGTATTTTCCGATCCTTTTTACCTTCTCTTAATTGCCGTTTTTCTTTTTCTACAGCTAATAATATTTTGGAGACTTCTTCTTCAGTTTGCTTCTTAAGCTTAAGATAATATTCAGATATTTCTAATTCTTCAATCTTTCTGTTAATTGCATTAAGTTCCTTTTCCCCTTCTAAAAAGAATCCGTCTTCCTTTAGAATATCAAAAACAGGAGGAACAAACCCCAAATGATGATTACCGCCAGCCAATTTACCCGAAAAAGCAGATAGATAACCCAATTCTCCTTCTCTATTTTCTACAACTAATACACCAAACATTTTCCCTATAATAAGCCCATTTTGTTTCGGATCGAGCCCAAAATTATGCTGCCAGCCTGTTTGATGTTCTAAATGATGTTGCAATTCCTCAGCAGCCATTATACATAAGGGATGGGGGCTATAATAGAAAGGATAATTAAATTTCCTGGGTAAGAATATATCTTCTACGGATTGAGAAAATCGGGTAAATAAACTTGAAAGCATAAACTCAAATCAAACAGATGCCAAATTTAAGCAATTAAGCTTTCAAGTTTAGAGGTGCTACTTTTTATTTACAATTTCACGTTGTTTTTTAAAGAAATCACATGGATTAACCGGTGTAGATCTTGTGGAATAAAAGGCTTTGTTAAAACGTAATCCATACCTGCCTCCATAGCTGCGTTTTTCTCATCTTCCAATACGGCTGCAGACATAGAAATTATAGGAGTATACTTTTTATCATCGTTAAACTCAGTTCTAATGTGTTTAGTTGCTTCGTACCCCCCCATACCTGGCATGTAGGTATCCATCAAAATAAAATCATAGCTATGCTTTTTCAGCATAGCTATGGCTTCCTGTCCATTTTGAGTAACATCAACTTCTATATTCCAGTTCTTCAAAAACTTAACTACTATAAATTGATTAATTTGATTGTCTTCGGCAACTAAAGCTCTCATACCGGCAAAAGATGTAAGTTCTTCGATATTTTCCGCAGGTGTACTGTAGTTGTTAATCGCCCTAAAAGTTAATTCGAACCAGAAATTGGATCCTTTTCCGTATTCACTGTTAAAATCAATTTTGCCATTCTGCAGTTCAACTAGTTTTTTCACTATCCCCAAACCCAGTCCAGTTCCCCCGTATTTCAAAGAAGTATCATCGTCAGCTTGTTCATAAGATTCAAATATCTTCGCTTTTCTTTCTGGTTGAATCCCAATTCCCGTATCTTTTACCTCGAATTTTACGGTTATATAATCTCCTTCGTGAGATAACTGGTTTACCCGTAAGCTAACATATCCTTTCTCCGTAAATTTAATCGCATTGCTGATTAAGTTCATCAAAATCTGGTTTAACCTTAAAGGATCTGTTTCTATGTATTTAGGTAGCCTTGGATCAATTTCAAGATTTAAATCCAACAATTTCTCATTGGCTTTTGTCCGCATCAACTCAATAGAAGATTTAAGGATATGATAAATATTCACTTCCTTTTTGCTAAGCACAAATTTCCCAGCGTCAATTTTAGATAAGTCTAATATATCGTTAACTACACCTAAAAGCGACTGCGAAGACACTTCCAAAAGCTTAACCATTTGCTTTTGCGCCTCTTCGAGTTCCGTTTGTTTCAATAAGTTGGCTATTCCGATTATTCCATTTAAGGGAGTCCTTAACTCATGACTCATATTAGCCAAAAACGTCTCTTTAACATTCCTTGCCTGTATGGCATCTTCCTTAGAATGGATTAACT
This genomic interval from Pseudopedobacter saltans DSM 12145 contains the following:
- a CDS encoding RluA family pseudouridine synthase; protein product: MAAEELQHHLEHQTGWQHNFGLDPKQNGLIIGKMFGVLVVENREGELGYLSAFSGKLAGGNHHLGFVPPVFDILKEDGFFLEGEKELNAINRKIEELEISEYYLKLKKQTEEEVSKILLAVEKEKRQLREGKKDRKIRRESAKASLSDQDYQDLCEQLKEESLKQQYFAKLTLESLKIQQENIERELFGYEGEINRLKELRKEKSSALQQQIFEQYTFLNIRKETKNLSQIFNEDLNIAPPAGAGECAAPKLLQYAFLHDLKPIAMAEFWWGQSPASEIRKHKSFYPACRGKCEPILNHMLLGMEVEENPMLRNPADGKALDIVYDDDYLCIVNKPAEFLSVPGINVTDSVLERIKVKYPDATGPLIVHRLDMSTSGIMLIAKSKDVYIQLQSQFINRTVQKRYIALLDGLVESNEGTIDLPLRVDLEDRPRQLVCYDYGKPAKTKWRALEHKNGKTRVHFWPITGRTHQLRVHSAHKSGLNCPIVGDDIYGKKGDRLHLHAEWLQFYHPILEKTMTITVEAEF
- a CDS encoding response regulator → MDKINVLIVDDKEENIIALEALIQRDDINIISTTSPNEALKLAWDQNICLALVDVQMPNIDGFTLVEMLKSHPRTKDILILFVTAISKETKYAVKGLSTGAMDYLYKPLDPIITMAKVDSFIRLAKAQLEIKHKNAALERYAVIIANSVDIICVVDERTKLIEELNPSIEKILGFKKEDVLERPIYSLVPKNRLEDFREELLKLDHEKERTFEFQLLNNKGELVWTECRVTFSKKKYFFSISNHTLQKQYEEQLIHSKEDAIQARNVKETFLANMSHELRTPLNGIIGIANLLKQTELEEAQKQMVKLLEVSSQSLLGVVNDILDLSKIDAGKFVLSKKEVNIYHILKSSIELMRTKANEKLLDLNLEIDPRLPKYIETDPLRLNQILMNLISNAIKFTEKGYVSLRVNQLSHEGDYITVKFEVKDTGIGIQPERKAKIFESYEQADDDTSLKYGGTGLGLGIVKKLVELQNGKIDFNSEYGKGSNFWFELTFRAINNYSTPAENIEELTSFAGMRALVAEDNQINQFIVVKFLKNWNIEVDVTQNGQEAIAMLKKHSYDFILMDTYMPGMGGYEATKHIRTEFNDDKKYTPIISMSAAVLEDEKNAAMEAGMDYVLTKPFIPQDLHRLIHVISLKNNVKL